In Clostridia bacterium, a single genomic region encodes these proteins:
- a CDS encoding transcriptional repressor, producing MSAPTNVASLPELEQYLADKGFKLTGPRRALLRVLWEADCGLTAEELFRRVSRTRPGTNFSTVYRNLEALNGLGVICLVKSGQQAGAFELNLTGRHHHHIICRACGRTRRIDFCPFEQWPGVEGFVSTGHAFEVYGYCEECLARNRK from the coding sequence GTGTCTGCTCCGACTAATGTGGCCAGCCTGCCGGAGCTGGAGCAATACCTGGCGGACAAGGGCTTCAAGCTTACCGGGCCGCGCCGGGCGCTTCTCAGAGTACTGTGGGAGGCGGACTGCGGCCTTACCGCCGAGGAGCTGTTCCGGCGGGTGAGCCGGACCCGACCGGGCACCAATTTTTCTACGGTTTACCGGAACCTGGAGGCTCTGAACGGCCTGGGGGTAATCTGCCTGGTAAAGAGCGGCCAGCAGGCGGGCGCCTTCGAGCTCAACCTCACCGGGCGGCACCATCACCACATCATCTGCCGGGCCTGCGGCCGTACGCGGCGCATAGACTTCTGCCCGTTCGAGCAGTGGCCCGGGGTGGAGGGGTTTGTGAGCACCGGCCACGCCTTTGAAGTCTACGGCTACTGCGAGGAATGCCTGGCCCGAAACCGCAAATAA
- the dctP gene encoding TRAP transporter substrate-binding protein DctP, whose protein sequence is MPGVALRLYTSVPIAHMSDFKGKPIRVTPNYRDFVQALGASPVTTDPGEVYSAMERGVVVGYGWPVFGISDWGWDGVTKYAIDPGFYQVDTIGLINRDKWNSLSNEVKKLLTDTAIAMEQEMQKYFKDLIAADAQKLAEKGIKIVQLPPDEAEVYLKTAYDAVWQQVLKACPENGPEMQKLLTRK, encoded by the coding sequence ATGCCGGGGGTGGCTTTACGTCTTTACACCTCCGTGCCCATCGCACATATGAGCGACTTCAAGGGCAAGCCCATCCGGGTGACCCCCAACTATCGTGACTTCGTACAGGCCTTGGGAGCCTCACCCGTGACCACCGATCCGGGTGAGGTCTATTCGGCCATGGAGCGCGGAGTGGTAGTTGGATACGGCTGGCCGGTCTTCGGGATTTCGGACTGGGGCTGGGACGGGGTCACCAAGTATGCCATCGATCCCGGTTTCTACCAGGTTGACACCATCGGTCTGATCAACCGCGACAAGTGGAACTCTCTTTCCAACGAGGTCAAGAAACTCCTAACCGATACGGCGATCGCCATGGAACAGGAGATGCAGAAGTATTTCAAGGACCTGATCGCCGCCGACGCCCAGAAGCTGGCCGAGAAGGGCATCAAGATCGTGCAATTGCCGCCCGACGAAGCCGAGGTGTACCTGAAGACCGCCTACGACGCGGTATGGCAACAAGTTCTCAAGGCCTGTCCGGAAAACGGGCCCGAAATGCAGAAGCTGTTGACCAGGAAGTAG
- a CDS encoding 2-oxoacid:acceptor oxidoreductase family protein, whose product MVLYGRGGQGVQLGGRIIATALFKAGYWVQSFASFGAEKRGAPVVSQVRVDRKPIRLRSDVRTPDLLGIFDPSLAGEVLAQYRLREAGVIVVNTGGGSDELGLEGHRLVAVDALEVAGRFGLGRLINSVMVGAIMGTADQRGVRLLQPHIPGKGQRRLSGSGHAGGGFTSLHLRAHRTYERLQGQAHPGDPQLS is encoded by the coding sequence ATGGTCCTCTACGGTCGCGGCGGTCAGGGGGTGCAGCTCGGCGGCCGGATAATCGCCACCGCGTTATTCAAGGCGGGTTACTGGGTACAATCCTTCGCCTCCTTCGGCGCGGAAAAGCGGGGAGCCCCGGTGGTTTCCCAGGTACGGGTCGACCGGAAGCCCATCCGCCTCCGGTCCGACGTGAGAACCCCCGACCTTCTCGGCATCTTCGATCCCAGCCTGGCCGGTGAGGTCTTGGCCCAGTACCGGCTGCGCGAAGCGGGCGTTATCGTGGTCAATACCGGCGGCGGGTCGGACGAGCTCGGTCTTGAAGGGCACCGGCTGGTCGCGGTAGACGCCCTGGAGGTTGCCGGCCGTTTCGGACTGGGTCGACTGATTAACTCCGTCATGGTGGGCGCGATAATGGGTACGGCCGACCAACGGGGTGTACGACTTCTTCAACCGCATATTCCAGGAAAAGGCCAACGCCGTCTATCTGGGTCGGGGCATGCCGGGGGTGGCTTTACGTCTTTACACCTCCGTGCCCATCGCACATATGAGCGACTTCAAGGGCAAGCCCATCCGGGTGACCCCCAACTATCGTGA
- a CDS encoding IclR family transcriptional regulator C-terminal domain-containing protein gives MPAYCTATGKLLLAYLPEDELMHYLRTAELRRYTARTITDSRELAGHLEAVRINGYAVDMEESEEGLMCIAAPVWGPSAKRVLAAVSVSGPIGRLEARREELLALVREAGAAISRAMGHERFRPA, from the coding sequence ATGCCCGCCTACTGCACGGCCACCGGCAAGCTTCTGCTGGCCTACCTCCCCGAGGACGAACTGATGCACTACCTTCGCACCGCCGAGTTGCGGCGGTATACCGCCCGGACCATTACCGATTCCCGCGAACTGGCGGGGCACCTGGAGGCGGTCCGCATAAACGGGTACGCGGTAGACATGGAGGAGTCCGAGGAAGGCCTGATGTGCATCGCGGCTCCGGTGTGGGGGCCGTCTGCCAAACGGGTATTGGCCGCCGTCAGCGTCTCCGGACCGATAGGCAGGCTTGAAGCGCGCCGGGAGGAACTCCTCGCCCTGGTGCGCGAGGCGGGGGCGGCGATATCCCGGGCCATGGGACACGAGCGGTTCAGGCCGGCCTAA
- a CDS encoding metal ABC transporter permease — protein MLARLWLDLAELGFLQRAFLAGAVISAVCPAVGLFLAVRRLSMLGECLAHVSLAGAALGALVGANANLSTMAAAGAAAGALEYMRRAYARHTDLAIAVATAAGLGVTALVVGLGRLNLSVVSGYLFGSLVAITPAELGLIAAVGMGLLVGLSLAYRPLFFLALDEEGAKAAGVPVEALSLGFLVSAGLTASLAMRLVGALLLASLMILPVAAALSWARSFRQALLGSVLLGEVATLGGLVLAYYFNTAPGGTVVLTSLAILLLALAARALIRQWPQAGEGSDRVCSD, from the coding sequence GTGCTGGCGCGCCTTTGGCTAGATCTTGCCGAACTGGGTTTCCTGCAGCGGGCCTTTCTCGCCGGGGCGGTGATCTCCGCCGTTTGCCCGGCCGTGGGCCTGTTCCTGGCCGTGCGGCGGCTTTCCATGCTGGGCGAGTGCCTGGCGCACGTATCCCTGGCGGGTGCGGCCCTGGGCGCCCTAGTTGGGGCCAACGCCAATCTCAGCACCATGGCCGCCGCCGGAGCCGCCGCCGGGGCCCTGGAGTACATGCGGCGCGCCTATGCCCGCCACACCGACCTGGCCATTGCCGTGGCCACCGCCGCCGGCCTGGGGGTAACGGCACTGGTGGTGGGTCTGGGGCGCCTGAATCTGAGCGTGGTGTCGGGTTATCTGTTCGGCAGCCTGGTAGCCATCACGCCCGCGGAGTTGGGTCTGATAGCCGCCGTGGGGATGGGACTGCTGGTGGGCCTATCGCTTGCCTACCGCCCCCTGTTTTTCCTCGCTCTGGACGAAGAAGGGGCCAAGGCGGCGGGGGTCCCGGTGGAAGCACTGAGCCTGGGCTTTCTGGTATCGGCCGGGCTGACGGCGAGCCTGGCCATGCGTCTGGTGGGGGCCTTGCTGCTGGCCTCATTGATGATCCTTCCGGTGGCCGCTGCGCTCTCCTGGGCGCGCAGTTTTCGGCAGGCCCTGCTGGGAAGCGTGCTTCTGGGTGAAGTTGCCACCTTGGGCGGCCTGGTCCTGGCCTATTACTTCAACACCGCGCCGGGGGGCACCGTGGTGCTGACGTCACTGGCAATTCTGCTGCTGGCCCTGGCGGCCAGGGCGCTGATAAGGCAGTGGCCGCAGGCAGGGGAGGGATCGGATCGTGTCTGCTCCGACTAA
- a CDS encoding GntR family transcriptional regulator, with protein sequence MRISKQSAVPIYHQIAQAIGDRIKSGELRPGDMIPSEAQLCREYRVSRMTVRRGLELLTEAGYLETARGKGTFVARPRLENLTVDLAMLQRYRVRLLAAEVVPAAEEVASRLGLEPGGRVICVRRLYSGEEGPVALDRKCLPYTKGKPVLEADMAYAELPEMAQIHTDVLPVRSELVISARALGPGEAEVLREEPGAPALVIEQTVYAQGGRPIGSGVLVCRGGILRLKAVSRPY encoded by the coding sequence ATGAGAATATCCAAGCAATCAGCCGTGCCGATCTACCATCAGATCGCCCAGGCCATAGGCGACCGCATCAAGAGCGGGGAGCTCCGGCCGGGCGACATGATTCCCTCCGAGGCCCAGCTCTGCCGGGAGTACCGGGTGAGCCGCATGACCGTGCGCAGGGGCCTGGAGCTTCTGACCGAGGCCGGGTATCTGGAGACCGCCCGGGGCAAGGGAACCTTCGTGGCCCGGCCCAGGCTGGAGAACCTGACCGTAGATTTGGCCATGCTGCAGCGCTACCGGGTCAGGCTTCTCGCCGCCGAGGTGGTCCCGGCGGCAGAAGAGGTGGCGAGCCGGCTGGGGCTGGAACCCGGAGGCAGGGTGATCTGCGTCCGGCGGCTTTACTCTGGCGAGGAAGGCCCGGTGGCCCTGGACCGGAAGTGCCTGCCCTATACCAAGGGGAAGCCGGTTCTGGAGGCGGACATGGCCTATGCGGAGTTGCCGGAGATGGCCCAGATACATACCGACGTGCTGCCGGTGAGAAGCGAACTGGTTATCTCCGCCCGGGCACTGGGACCGGGCGAGGCCGAGGTCCTGCGGGAGGAACCGGGCGCGCCCGCGCTGGTAATCGAGCAAACGGTTTACGCCCAAGGCGGCAGGCCCATCGGTTCCGGTGTGCTGGTGTGTCGGGGAGGAATTCTTCGCCTTAAGGCCGTTTCCCGGCCTTACTAA
- a CDS encoding zinc ABC transporter substrate-binding protein, protein MYRVPGRPHLVLVLLLAVFLAVSGCGSRTASTGFAEKPLVCATIYPLYDFAAKLAGDRATVRLLLPPGADVHEWEPGVEVLRALQQADLLVYNGAGLEPWVERVVASADSPRLRTVEASKGIELLPLSQEEAGAQEADSSVREAGAPLGRYDPHLWLDPRRARQQAANILEGLVAADSAGRDYYTARYRVLARRLEQLDFLYRTLLEGRNRHTFVVSHAAFGYLASRYGLEQIALTGAHAEAEPGPRELVQVVDLARRLDLRYVFVDELHGRRVAQALARELGAEVLSLHPLASLTAEELAAGEDYFSLMEENLVQLYRGLE, encoded by the coding sequence ATGTATCGGGTCCCTGGCCGGCCGCACCTCGTTCTGGTGCTGCTCCTTGCGGTCTTCCTGGCGGTTTCCGGCTGCGGCTCCAGGACGGCCTCAACCGGGTTCGCCGAGAAGCCTCTGGTCTGCGCTACCATCTATCCGCTCTACGATTTTGCCGCCAAGCTGGCGGGCGATCGGGCAACGGTCAGGTTGCTCCTTCCGCCCGGGGCGGACGTGCACGAGTGGGAGCCGGGGGTGGAGGTGCTTCGGGCTTTGCAGCAGGCGGACCTTTTGGTGTACAACGGCGCCGGCCTGGAACCCTGGGTGGAGCGGGTGGTGGCCTCGGCCGACAGCCCCAGGCTCAGAACGGTAGAGGCCTCAAAGGGCATAGAACTTCTACCCCTGTCGCAAGAGGAGGCCGGTGCCCAAGAGGCAGATTCTTCCGTCCGGGAGGCCGGGGCTCCGCTCGGGCGCTACGATCCCCACCTCTGGCTTGACCCTCGGCGGGCGCGGCAGCAGGCGGCCAACATCCTGGAGGGCCTGGTGGCGGCCGACTCGGCGGGGAGGGACTACTACACCGCCCGTTACCGGGTGCTTGCCCGGCGGCTGGAGCAGCTTGACTTCCTCTATCGCACGCTGCTTGAAGGGCGGAACCGGCATACCTTCGTGGTTTCGCATGCCGCCTTTGGCTATCTCGCTTCCCGCTACGGTCTGGAGCAGATCGCGCTCACCGGGGCTCACGCCGAGGCAGAGCCGGGGCCCAGAGAGCTGGTGCAGGTGGTGGACCTGGCGCGCAGGCTGGATCTGAGGTACGTGTTCGTGGACGAACTGCACGGCCGGCGGGTGGCCCAGGCCCTGGCCCGGGAATTGGGGGCCGAAGTGCTGAGCCTACACCCCTTGGCCAGTCTCACCGCCGAGGAGCTGGCCGCAGGGGAAGATTACTTTTCCCTCATGGAGGAAAACCTGGTGCAGCTCTACCGGGGTTTGGAGTGA
- a CDS encoding ATP-binding cassette domain-containing protein — protein MESVLEVKNLEFGYNGRPLWQGVEFALGPGQLVLVTGPNGVGKSTLFKLILGLLQPWRGQIRLFGGEGFRLRRREWLGFVPQGTEGTLHRSFPATVAEVVSTGLRLPPWQGLWPSPALRHRVARSLAAVGLEGLAEEPVGFLSGGQQRRVLLARALVGDPRLLLLDEPLAGLDPEGASLVAGLIRSRRSEGLAVVVSGHGETIWEKEATRVLNLEEFVRERKNFAEKEQEQCWRAFG, from the coding sequence ATGGAAAGCGTACTGGAGGTCAAAAACCTGGAATTCGGGTACAACGGCCGGCCCCTATGGCAGGGGGTGGAATTCGCCCTCGGTCCGGGCCAACTGGTACTGGTGACCGGTCCGAACGGGGTGGGTAAGAGCACGCTGTTCAAGCTGATCCTGGGCTTGCTGCAGCCGTGGCGGGGGCAGATCCGGCTCTTCGGCGGGGAGGGCTTCCGCCTGCGGAGGCGGGAATGGCTGGGATTCGTGCCGCAGGGCACCGAAGGGACGCTTCACCGTTCTTTTCCCGCCACCGTGGCCGAGGTGGTGTCTACCGGTCTGCGCCTGCCTCCCTGGCAGGGCCTGTGGCCGTCGCCGGCCTTGCGGCACCGGGTTGCCCGTAGCCTGGCAGCGGTAGGGTTAGAGGGGCTGGCCGAGGAGCCGGTGGGCTTTCTCTCCGGCGGACAGCAGCGGCGGGTGCTCCTGGCCCGGGCCCTGGTGGGTGATCCCCGCCTGCTGCTTTTGGATGAGCCGCTGGCCGGCCTGGACCCGGAGGGGGCCTCGCTGGTGGCAGGACTGATCCGGAGCCGGCGGAGCGAAGGGCTGGCGGTGGTGGTGAGCGGCCACGGCGAGACCATTTGGGAAAAGGAGGCCACGCGGGTCTTGAACCTGGAGGAGTTTGTCAGGGAGAGGAAGAACTTTGCAGAAAAGGAGCAGGAGCAGTGCTGGCGCGCCTTTGGCTAG
- a CDS encoding cobalamin-dependent protein (Presence of a B(12) (cobalamin)-binding domain implies dependence on cobalamin itself, in one of its several forms, or in some unusual lineages, dependence on a cobalamin-like analog.) produces MLRTRYLITKAVAQIDEVRALRLIRRGLDMGADRLMLVDAVREGIERVSEKYHRGEYFLADLIMSAEIFKTVVEIVNDYDPPLLVDAPPIVFGTVEQDIHDIGKNIVIGLMRCRGLRVLDLGVDVPAAKFIQALKDTGSRVLCLSGLVASAYDSMRHTVAVLEAEGLRESTVVIIGGLVNPTIAEYVGADHATTDAFSGVELCLETLRRLYPQPGTRTEEGGR; encoded by the coding sequence GTGCTGCGAACCAGATACCTTATAACCAAGGCCGTAGCCCAGATAGACGAGGTCCGGGCGCTGCGGCTGATCCGCAGGGGTCTGGACATGGGAGCCGACCGCCTCATGCTGGTGGACGCGGTGCGCGAGGGGATCGAACGGGTAAGCGAGAAGTACCACCGGGGCGAGTATTTCCTGGCCGACCTGATCATGTCGGCGGAGATCTTCAAGACGGTCGTGGAGATAGTTAACGATTACGATCCGCCTCTCCTGGTGGACGCCCCGCCCATAGTGTTCGGCACCGTGGAGCAAGATATCCACGATATCGGCAAGAACATCGTCATCGGCCTGATGCGCTGCCGGGGGCTGCGGGTGCTGGATTTGGGCGTGGACGTGCCGGCGGCGAAGTTCATCCAGGCGCTCAAGGATACGGGCTCGCGGGTGTTGTGCCTTTCCGGCCTGGTAGCCTCCGCCTACGACTCCATGCGCCATACCGTAGCCGTCCTGGAGGCGGAGGGCCTGCGCGAGAGCACGGTGGTCATCATCGGCGGCCTGGTCAACCCCACCATTGCCGAATACGTGGGAGCAGACCACGCCACCACCGACGCCTTCAGCGGCGTGGAGCTCTGCCTGGAAACCCTGCGGCGGCTGTACCCCCAGCCCGGCACCCGCACGGAGGAGGGCGGCCGGTGA
- a CDS encoding TRAP transporter large permease subunit has protein sequence MPEMLRRGYHKSLITGPITASGTLGMLIPPSTITVVFASIAGISVGKMLIAGILPGLLLAGLFIAFICAACVLRPGLAPPREESGVPMRTRLVVLARDLLPLLLVAGVVVGTIFLGVATPTEAAAFGAVGAVVLAAAYRKLTVSIVTKSLLSAASITSMVLLIVAGSTAFSQVLAYSGASRKLLEAALGLPFSPTVLVLWMLIVVFVLGLFLEEMAIIMITTPIFMPLIEALQVDPIWFGTLMLLMLENSLLTPPVGMVLYVMKGMVPESISMIDIWRSVIPYIVLGFAVVALILFHPPLATWLPGLAR, from the coding sequence GTGCCGGAAATGCTCCGGCGGGGATATCACAAGTCGCTGATTACCGGTCCCATCACCGCCTCCGGCACTCTGGGCATGCTCATCCCGCCCAGCACCATTACCGTGGTCTTTGCCAGCATCGCCGGTATCTCCGTGGGGAAGATGCTCATAGCCGGCATATTGCCCGGCCTGTTGCTGGCCGGCCTCTTTATCGCTTTCATATGTGCGGCCTGCGTCCTGCGGCCGGGGCTGGCCCCGCCCCGGGAAGAAAGCGGTGTGCCGATGCGAACCCGGTTAGTGGTGCTGGCCAGGGATCTCCTGCCCCTCCTGCTGGTGGCCGGGGTAGTGGTGGGCACCATTTTTCTGGGCGTGGCTACGCCTACCGAGGCGGCAGCCTTTGGCGCGGTGGGGGCGGTAGTCCTGGCCGCAGCTTACCGCAAGCTGACCGTGTCCATCGTAACCAAGTCGCTTCTCAGCGCGGCCAGCATCACCTCCATGGTTCTGCTGATTGTGGCCGGTTCTACGGCCTTCAGCCAGGTCCTGGCCTACTCGGGAGCCAGCCGTAAGCTCCTGGAGGCGGCGCTGGGGTTGCCTTTTTCGCCCACGGTCTTGGTACTCTGGATGCTGATAGTAGTATTCGTCTTGGGTTTGTTCCTGGAGGAAATGGCCATCATCATGATCACCACGCCCATCTTCATGCCCTTGATCGAGGCCCTCCAGGTGGATCCCATCTGGTTCGGTACTCTCATGCTGTTGATGCTGGAGAACTCCTTGCTTACCCCGCCGGTAGGCATGGTGCTGTACGTGATGAAAGGGATGGTTCCGGAGAGCATCTCTATGATCGACATCTGGAGGAGCGTGATACCTTATATTGTATTGGGGTTTGCCGTCGTAGCCCTAATACTCTTCCACCCGCCTTTGGCCACCTGGTTGCCCGGATTGGCCCGGTGA
- the truD gene encoding tRNA pseudouridine(13) synthase TruD, translating into MKIKVKPEDFVVEEVARLPLKSKGPYRVYLLEKKNWNTVDLLLRLAREHGLPFRLFAYGGLKDRHAHTFQYVTVRHQADLSTEGKGFSFRCLGRLERPMGPDLLEGNRFRVILRHLEARDISTLSSAAAEAGQFGFPNYFDDQRFGSLDRELGFMAERLLKGHYNGSLQAYLTGIYPEEKKAAKERKRFFREHWGDWPVCLSRAKTAMEQRVFSLLVGRPKAFVEALQMIPAEELSLLFSAYQSFLFNELLRRLLADLGVELLSVPGVAGPYHFYRRLDADRLSYLRGLRLPLAASRMAFPDRRTAALFDQILEERGIRRPNFNLRKVRQAFFKSSPREAVVFPEGLHIGSPQPDELYPGRMKLELAFRLPRGSYATILIKRLTLRSAGRRARSRGGCLPNAQNE; encoded by the coding sequence GTGAAAATCAAGGTGAAACCCGAGGACTTCGTGGTGGAAGAGGTAGCCCGACTGCCCCTAAAGAGCAAAGGTCCCTACCGGGTATACCTGCTGGAAAAGAAGAATTGGAATACGGTGGACCTCCTGCTGCGGCTGGCCCGGGAGCACGGCCTGCCCTTCCGGCTCTTCGCCTACGGCGGTCTGAAGGACCGGCACGCCCACACCTTCCAGTACGTCACCGTGCGCCATCAGGCCGACCTCAGCACCGAGGGGAAGGGCTTTTCCTTTCGCTGCCTCGGCCGCCTGGAACGGCCCATGGGGCCGGACCTCCTGGAAGGCAACCGCTTTCGCGTGATTCTGCGGCATCTGGAGGCGAGGGATATCTCGACCCTGAGCTCGGCTGCGGCCGAGGCAGGCCAATTCGGCTTTCCCAACTACTTTGACGATCAGCGCTTCGGCAGCCTGGACCGGGAACTGGGCTTCATGGCGGAGAGACTGCTGAAAGGCCACTACAACGGGAGCCTTCAGGCCTACCTGACCGGCATCTATCCCGAGGAGAAGAAGGCGGCCAAGGAGCGCAAGCGCTTCTTCCGGGAGCACTGGGGGGATTGGCCGGTCTGCCTCTCCCGGGCCAAAACTGCCATGGAGCAGAGGGTATTCTCCCTGCTGGTCGGCCGGCCCAAAGCCTTCGTGGAGGCCCTGCAGATGATCCCGGCCGAGGAACTGTCCCTGCTCTTCTCCGCCTACCAGAGCTTCCTCTTCAACGAGCTGCTGCGGCGCCTCCTGGCCGACCTGGGTGTGGAACTGCTTTCCGTCCCCGGAGTGGCGGGACCGTACCACTTCTACCGCCGTCTCGATGCCGACCGGCTCTCCTACCTCCGAGGCCTGCGCCTGCCCCTGGCGGCCAGCCGCATGGCCTTTCCCGACCGCCGGACCGCCGCCCTTTTCGACCAGATTCTGGAGGAAAGGGGGATCCGCAGGCCGAACTTCAACCTGCGCAAGGTGCGCCAGGCCTTCTTCAAGTCTTCCCCCCGCGAGGCGGTGGTGTTTCCCGAGGGTCTCCATATCGGTTCGCCGCAGCCGGACGAGCTCTATCCGGGCCGGATGAAGCTCGAGCTCGCCTTTCGCCTCCCGCGCGGAAGCTATGCCACCATTCTGATCAAGCGGCTCACCCTCCGCTCGGCCGGGCGCCGGGCCCGCAGCCGGGGCGGCTGCCTCCCGAACGCTCAAAACGAGTAA
- a CDS encoding PIN domain-containing protein — MAGKLPARLFVDTGAFIALCDRNDVYHREAVAFYTSLTKETRLFTTLLVVSETYTWLRYRVGYSAASLFLEVIKDAVLGEWLSLVYPDEAICKSAETLLHRFRDQDLSYSDAVSFAVLKARSIGDVFGFDHHFYLVKKNLWPGGAR, encoded by the coding sequence ATGGCGGGAAAGCTACCCGCTAGGCTATTTGTCGATACCGGAGCCTTTATTGCCTTGTGTGACCGGAACGATGTCTACCACCGGGAAGCCGTCGCTTTCTACACCTCACTTACGAAGGAAACCAGGCTTTTCACCACCCTGCTAGTGGTCTCGGAAACGTACACCTGGCTTCGCTACCGGGTGGGCTATTCCGCCGCCAGCCTTTTTCTAGAGGTGATCAAGGACGCTGTTCTTGGCGAATGGCTCTCCCTCGTATATCCGGATGAGGCGATTTGCAAGAGCGCAGAAACCCTTCTGCACCGCTTCCGCGACCAGGACCTGTCCTATAGTGATGCCGTCAGTTTCGCCGTCTTGAAGGCCAGAAGTATCGGTGATGTCTTCGGCTTTGACCACCACTTTTATCTGGTCAAGAAAAATCTATGGCCGGGCGGTGCCAGGTGA
- a CDS encoding helix-turn-helix domain-containing protein, translating into MVTHLPRARYRLNSVDNALQILEALARPEAELNAGELGALLGISRSSAFRLLATLELRGFVRQNPATGRYRLGLKLLHLGGAVLKSLRLNEEARPVLRELAARSGETVHLGVLDTGELVFIEKIESPAPSAWDRTWERACPPTARPPASFCWPTSPRTN; encoded by the coding sequence ATGGTTACCCACCTGCCGCGGGCCAGGTACCGGCTTAACTCCGTAGATAATGCCTTACAAATACTAGAAGCCCTGGCCCGGCCGGAAGCAGAGCTGAACGCGGGCGAGTTGGGGGCCCTACTGGGCATCAGCCGCAGCAGCGCTTTCCGCCTTTTGGCCACCCTGGAGCTGCGCGGCTTTGTACGCCAGAATCCGGCTACCGGCCGGTATCGCCTGGGCCTTAAGCTGCTGCACCTGGGCGGGGCGGTCCTGAAGAGTCTGAGGCTCAACGAGGAAGCACGGCCCGTGCTGCGGGAGTTGGCGGCCCGATCCGGGGAAACGGTTCACCTGGGGGTTCTGGACACGGGCGAACTGGTCTTTATCGAGAAAATCGAAAGCCCCGCCCCTTCCGCATGGGATCGTACGTGGGAGCGCGCATGCCCGCCTACTGCACGGCCACCGGCAAGCTTCTGCTGGCCTACCTCCCCGAGGACGAACTGA